CACCACAAGTACACACACATTATTGCCAATTGAGTAAGCCTTATTGGCGGGGAGAAtaggctatgtgtgtgtgtgttagacagagagagggagagagagtgaggaagagggggggggggggggggagtgtgtgtgtgtgtgaggatttgatgataAAAAAGAccgccaatgtcgtaatattgaactcttaaaattagtgtggccccgttgcaacgcacagacgTTCTTCTAGTAAATAGATAAGGCTGCAGACCTTTTGGCTTACCACACCTCAAATTATTGAATTCAAACTTTCACAATGGCCTCCAAGATAGCACTAGTAGTCTTGTCTCTATCGGTGTTAGCATTCTTCCTCTGCCTTGGTAAGTAAATGATTCATGGTTTTGCGGTTTTATGAAAAGTTGTACTCTCTATATATATAGTTCTAATGGGACGGTTTTGGAATTTGCATTAGGTACCGCCGAAGCTGACCCGCAATGCATGTACAAGGTTAATCCTTGCTATCATGGCAGGTGCGAGAACCCTTATGACGAGAATTGTCGAATTGCTTGTATTAGGTTTGACGCACCAAAGTACAGGGGTGGTATGTGCGCTAATTTCCAATGCTTCTGCTATACCTGTTAATGACCATCAGACTCTTCCACCGCTAGGGAAGCCATGAAGATACATCACCACCATGGAAACAGGGGCGGAGCTGGAGCAAATGTTACCCGATGCACCACTTTAACAAAGCTTTAAAAAATTAAGCAACGACTATATTAAATAAAGGTGTGTTCATAACTTGTAGCACACATTATTGGATATAACAAGAAGGTGGTTTGTAAAAATAAAATGTAGCCATCAAAATGCTTATTATAATAATAAAACAAggttcaaaattacttgaaaaagATCACGCTGCATTTCCAAATCCCAAAATACATCATCGGACAATAAGGTTCAATAACCTACAAGATACAAATAGAATTAAACATACTAGTAGAGTATACTAAGATGGTCGAATGAAAGTACTTAAATGGCTAAAAATTGAAAGTTACCTTTAGTATGTTCTGTTCCTCCGAGCCATGAAATACTCAACCACTTGAGCATTGGTGACCTTTTTCATTTCTTCTTTCTCCACATAACAAATAAGATCATCACTCAAACTATCATCATTGAGGCGACTGCGCAAGCAGGTTTTGACCAGTTTCATAGCTGAAAAGCATCTCTCAACTGTAGCAGTGGCAATAGGCAAGACAATTACTAGTTTCAACAACCGATAAAACAAAGGATACACAATGTGCCTCCCTGTCTGCACCATTTTTTTCGAAAGCTCAGTGATTGTTGCTATGTTGAAAAAACTATCATCTGTGCGTACATCAGCAATATAGAGGCGTAGATCCTTATCCAGATCCCTCAATTCCCCAGAATCAAAATCTTGAGGGTATAGTTTAGCCAAACTCATAAGATTCTCCAAATTGAAATCACGAAATGAGTCTCTTGGACTCAAAGCCGCTGACCAAACAAGCAAATTAGTGGATGTCTCACTGAACCGATTGTCAAGCTCTTGAACTAGCCAATCAAAAACATCATTGAAACAATCAACTTGATAGTGATGTTTGTTGGTAATTCCAGTTACCTGCCTTCTCTTTTTTGGATTAACATATGCTTCTTCCATGTCCAACTCTACAATATCATGTGTCTCACAAAACACATGAACTTCACCTAGCATAGATTCCCATTCATTTTCTCTAAGTTCATTCAGAACAATTCTAGTTGACTTCACACATTTCATGGCATTTACTATGTCTTGATCCTTCCGTTGCAATGCTAATGACAATGTGTTTGTAGTCGTGAGGATTGTCAACATAAGATGCAAATAGAATACGAAGTCAAAAGATTGAAAATACACTAGAAGACCATTTGCTTGGTCTCTATTTGTTCTATCAGTGTCTTCTTCTTCCACAAATTCTAGAACTTTAACAACTGACCTGAACATGTGAAGCAAACTCTTAAGTGTTTTAGCATGGGAACCCCATCGAGTGTCTCCGGGCCTTTGAAGGCATTGCTCTTGATTTAATCCTGTTCCTGTTGTAAGCTGTCCACACCCTAAAGCCTTTCTCATTTCTTCAAGATTAATATCTCTAATCATGTCCCTTCGCTTGGAAGATCCACCCACAACATTTAGCAAGGTAGAAATCATGCTGAAGAAATTActaactcctttatgctttcttaCGACAGCCACAACAACTAACTGAAGTTGGTGAGCAAAGCAATGAACATAATAAGCTGTGCTACTTTCTCTCATGATCAATGATTTGAGGCCATTAAACTGACCTCGCATATTGCTAGCACCATCATACCCCTGTCCTCTAACTTGATTGTAACTCAGTTTATATTTTGCAAAAAGAGAATCAATTGAACTCTTGAGGTATGAAGACGTTGTTTCTTTCACATGGACAAGACCAACAAAACTTTCTTTAGAATCCCCGGAACTATCAACATACCTCAAGGCCACGGCCATTTGTTCTTTGCCAGAGACATCTCTAGACTCGTCAACAAGCAAACAAAACACATTATTGCGAACTTCTTTCAGAATAGATTGCACTATCACATGCGCAAAACCTTCACCAATATCTTTCTGGACTTCAGGAGCCGACATAAGAGAATTCTTTGCAGCATCTTTTCCCACAGCCTTGCGTACAACTGGATCATGCTCAGCTAAGAAATCACGAACTTCCAAGAAGTTTCCTCTATTATGCGAGTTCTTTGACTCATCATGTCCCCGGAAAGGCAACCCTTGCTTCAGCAATAGTCTAGCTGTGTCAATAGCGGCATTCAATCGAGCAAAATATGCAACCTTCAAAGTTTCACCTTGAACctgcatagcaacatcaatgtgtTGATCTTTTTTCTGAAAATCAAGTAATTTTTTCATTGCTTGATTATGGACACTGCCCACCTCACCAACATGTTCTTTTAACCTTGATTTCATGTTCCAGCTCTTCCAACCATTCACAACGAATGCCTCATATCCAGCTTCTTTCTTCTGACTACGATCCCTAAATAAGAAGCAAGGAAAACAATATGCCCTTTTCTTCTCTTCGCTGTATTCAAGCCAGCTCTCAAATTCATCAAACCATTCGGGATTGAACTTTCTCTGTTTACCCCCAAAATCTGAGGATTCAAAATCAATCTCTCTTGGCTGACAAGGTCCATTCAACAAATACTTCCTTCTTACCAGATCTTTTAAATTAGGATGATAATGCTCAATCAATTTTCTCTTGCCCGGATCATATTGAATCTCCTCTTCCCAATTTATTTCTTCCGGAACATCCTGTGATGATGCTTTTCTTTTGAGAAGAAACTTGTCCATAGTATCTGTATTTGACAAATAACAAATTACAAATGCGACATTCAGACTTGTATCGGCAGATGAAATATACCCCAATTACGTGTATAGTGACAAAGATTAAAGATTGGAAAGGTCGCTAATTACCGAGCTCCGGACCGGCCGGCGGCGTGCAGCGTCGCTTGCGTGCGTCCTGTCTTCAGCGGCTCACCGTCGTCGCTGCGTGCTATGCGGCGTCCGGCGGCCGGCGCCCTGCCGCTAGCGCCGACTGTCTACGCGACGGCGGACGGCGATACGCGAGAGCGAGACTGGCTCCGTACGCGGAAACCTAATCGATCGATAGTCGATGGATcgattggtttttcttttttgagggagACAGGAGATGGATCGATTAGTTTAGTACGTTTTTTTAAGTGGAGGGAGCCGTACGTGACGTGACTACGTGAGGAGGTCGATCGGTAAGTCGTGCGTGGGTGCGTGCTGCTATGTTGGGCCGACCCTGATGCACCATACCTGGGCCACCCTGATGCACTGGGCTTTTTCTTTTAGATAGGTACTACTAGCCAATTTTTGGACCCGTATTCCTGTGCATACGGGAAGGCCCAATGGGCTCCGCCCCTGGAAAGATTAGAGCTCCTAGGAATATTACTTTTTGTGTTGTATCAGAATAAATTGCCAATGTATCTAACTGTGTTTTAGCAAGTATCTGTTTTCGATGAGTTACGATCAAGAATTTCCAATCGACTTAAATTTTTCGCCTAGTATCTTGGAGGCACCAAGATGCAAAAAATGCATGTGCGGCAACCGGCTTTTGTCTTGTAGGGTTGTAGCTGTGTTCTAATACCTCTCAATCTCGTCATAATATGACAATTAAGGACAGTAAAACCGAACCATTTCCACGCTCTCTCAGGCCCCACCATTTTTGGCTGTTGGATCACCCGTCTCGGATGTGGTTGGTCGTCAAAGATATCTTTTTTCCGGTGTGGGCTGATACTGAGCCGGATGTCCCGGGGATGCTATTCGAACGGCCTAATCGGAAGCATCTCGCTCATTGACGGTTAACATCGTATGGCAAACGAACGTTCTTGATTCTCTCATTTGCGTCCTCATAGCCCCAATTATTGCCCTTCCTCCCGCACCAAACCATCTCCCCAAACTCGATGCCTCCCGACCTTGGCTAGGACAACCGTGCGCCGCCGCTCTCCGTCGCTGCAGCAAGATGCAGGAGAATGCCCATCGGATTGCCACCCCACGTAAAAAAAACCAGATCGGCCTGCCGTTGCCGAATCGAGGCAGTTGCCCGCCCGCTCACCGTTGGTATGGTTTCAGGGAGTTGTGGAGTCATATTGAATAGGAGGCCGCAAAATCTGTGGGCGGTCAGCGACCTCGGGAAAAAGCGGCCCTCCACACGGATAGTACAACGAAGAGGAGGCCAACGTGCGTGTGGCGAAAATCTGGCCACCATTGTTAGGATAGCAAGAGTGGCCTGTTTGTAGTATTCTCGGCCCAATTTGCTACAAGACGCCGAGCCCGACCTGAGGATTAGCAGCCCTGTAACAGTGGGCCAGCCTAGTTAACGTGAATTGAGAAGACGAATGATCAAGCTGTGAGACAATCGGTGGCCCGTCCCACTCACTGGATTGCTCCGCCAGACTTTTTCTTCAAGATCAATGTTGATGCTGCTGTAGCAAGGGGACGAGGAGTGGCAGCAGCGATTTGCCGCAATCAAGAAGGAGTATTCCAGGGTGCATCTGCCATCGTTTGCAAGGGTATTGCTGATCCTCCTACGCTTGAAGCAATGGTAACCCGGGAGGCAC
Above is a window of Triticum aestivum cultivar Chinese Spring chromosome 6B, IWGSC CS RefSeq v2.1, whole genome shotgun sequence DNA encoding:
- the LOC123133363 gene encoding zinc finger MYM-type protein 1-like isoform X2 — protein: MDKFLLKRKASSQDVPEEINWEEEIQYDPGKRKLIEHYHPNLKDLVRRKYLLNGPCQPREIDFESSDFGGKQRKFNPEWFDEFESWLEYSEEKKRAYCFPCFLFRDRSQKKEAGYEAFVVNGWKSWNMKSRLKEHVGEVQGETLKVAYFARLNAAIDTARLLLKQGLPFRGHDESKNSHNRGNFLEVRDFLAEHDPVVRKAVGKDAAKNSLMSAPEVQKDIGEGFAHVIVQSILKEVRNNVFCLLVDESRDVSGKEQMAVALRYVDSSGDSKESFVGLVHVKETTSSYLKSSIDSLFAKYKLSYNQVRGQGYDGASNMRGQFNGLKSLIMRESSTAYYVHCFAHQLQLVVVAVVRKHKGVSNFFSMISTLLNVVGGSSKRRDMIRDINLEEMRKALGCGQLTTGTGLNQEQCLQRPGDTRWGSHAKTLKSLLHMFRSVVKVLEFVEEEDTDRTNRDQANGLLVYFQSFDFVFYLHLMLTILTTTNTLSLALQRKDQDIVNAMKCVKSTRIVLNELRENEWESMLGEVHVFCETHDIVELDMEEAYVNPKKRRQVTGITNKHHYQVDCFNDVFDWLVQELDNRFSETSTNLLVWSAALSPRDSFRDFNLENLMSLAKLYPQDFDSGELRDLDKDLRLYIADVRTDDSFFNIATITELSKKMVQTGRHIVYPLFYRLLKLVIVLPIATATVERCFSAMKLVKTCLRSRLNDDSLSDDLICYVEKEEMKKVTNAQVVEYFMARRNRTY
- the LOC123133363 gene encoding zinc finger MYM-type protein 1-like isoform X1; protein product: MDKFLLKRKASSQDVPEEINWEEEIQYDPGKRKLIEHYHPNLKDLVRRKYLLNGPCQPREIDFESSDFGGKQRKFNPEWFDEFESWLEYSEEKKRAYCFPCFLFRDRSQKKEAGYEAFVVNGWKSWNMKSRLKEHVGEVGSVHNQAMKKLLDFQKKDQHIDVAMQVQGETLKVAYFARLNAAIDTARLLLKQGLPFRGHDESKNSHNRGNFLEVRDFLAEHDPVVRKAVGKDAAKNSLMSAPEVQKDIGEGFAHVIVQSILKEVRNNVFCLLVDESRDVSGKEQMAVALRYVDSSGDSKESFVGLVHVKETTSSYLKSSIDSLFAKYKLSYNQVRGQGYDGASNMRGQFNGLKSLIMRESSTAYYVHCFAHQLQLVVVAVVRKHKGVSNFFSMISTLLNVVGGSSKRRDMIRDINLEEMRKALGCGQLTTGTGLNQEQCLQRPGDTRWGSHAKTLKSLLHMFRSVVKVLEFVEEEDTDRTNRDQANGLLVYFQSFDFVFYLHLMLTILTTTNTLSLALQRKDQDIVNAMKCVKSTRIVLNELRENEWESMLGEVHVFCETHDIVELDMEEAYVNPKKRRQVTGITNKHHYQVDCFNDVFDWLVQELDNRFSETSTNLLVWSAALSPRDSFRDFNLENLMSLAKLYPQDFDSGELRDLDKDLRLYIADVRTDDSFFNIATITELSKKMVQTGRHIVYPLFYRLLKLVIVLPIATATVERCFSAMKLVKTCLRSRLNDDSLSDDLICYVEKEEMKKVTNAQVVEYFMARRNRTY